One genomic window of Acidovorax radicis includes the following:
- the hslU gene encoding ATP-dependent protease ATPase subunit HslU, producing the protein MSSMTPQEIVSELDNHIVGQASAKRAVAIALRNRWRRQQVEGSLRHEITPKNILMIGPTGVGKTEIARRLAKLADAPFIKVEATKFTEVGYVGKDVDSIIRDLAEMAVKQTRASEMKKVRTLAEDAAEERVLDVLIPPARAGAGTEPVTDNTARQVFRKKLREGSLSDKDIEIDVAENRPALEIMGPQGMEEMTEQLRGMFSHMGAEKRKTRKLKIPEALRLIADEEAAKLVNEEEIRARAIANAEQNGIVFIDEIDKVATRQETSGSDVSRQGVQRDLLPLVEGTTVSSKYGMIKTDHILFIASGAFHLSKPSDLIPELQGRFPIRVELESLSVQDFEAILTQTHASLVKQYQALLATEGVTLDFSSEGITRLAQIAFDVNERTENIGARRLSTVMERLLDEVSFDATRLSGQTITVDGPYVDGRLQTLSQDEDLSRYIL; encoded by the coding sequence ATGTCGTCCATGACTCCCCAGGAGATCGTCTCCGAACTCGACAACCACATCGTTGGCCAGGCCAGTGCCAAGCGCGCCGTGGCCATTGCGCTGCGCAACCGCTGGCGCCGCCAGCAGGTCGAAGGCAGCCTGCGCCACGAGATCACACCCAAGAACATCCTCATGATCGGCCCCACCGGTGTCGGCAAGACCGAGATCGCCCGCCGTCTGGCCAAACTGGCCGATGCCCCCTTCATCAAGGTGGAGGCCACCAAGTTCACCGAGGTGGGTTATGTGGGCAAGGATGTGGACTCCATCATCCGTGACCTTGCCGAGATGGCCGTCAAGCAGACGCGCGCATCCGAGATGAAAAAAGTGCGCACCCTGGCCGAGGACGCAGCGGAGGAGCGCGTCCTGGACGTGTTGATCCCCCCAGCACGCGCGGGTGCAGGCACCGAGCCGGTGACGGACAACACGGCGCGGCAGGTGTTCCGCAAGAAGCTGCGCGAAGGCTCGCTCAGCGACAAGGACATTGAGATCGACGTGGCTGAAAACCGCCCCGCGCTGGAGATCATGGGCCCCCAGGGCATGGAGGAGATGACCGAGCAATTGCGCGGCATGTTCAGCCACATGGGGGCCGAAAAACGCAAGACCCGCAAACTCAAGATCCCCGAGGCTCTGCGGCTCATTGCCGACGAAGAAGCCGCCAAACTCGTGAACGAGGAAGAGATCAGGGCGCGTGCGATTGCCAACGCCGAGCAAAACGGCATCGTGTTCATCGACGAGATCGACAAGGTGGCCACGCGCCAGGAAACAAGTGGCTCGGACGTATCGCGCCAGGGCGTGCAGCGCGATCTGCTGCCGCTGGTGGAGGGCACCACGGTGTCCAGTAAATACGGAATGATCAAGACGGATCACATCCTGTTCATTGCCTCGGGCGCCTTTCATTTGTCCAAGCCCAGTGATCTCATTCCTGAGTTGCAGGGGCGTTTCCCGATCCGCGTGGAACTCGAATCCCTGTCGGTGCAGGATTTCGAGGCCATCCTCACGCAAACCCACGCGTCGCTGGTCAAGCAATACCAGGCGTTGCTGGCCACAGAAGGCGTGACGCTCGATTTTTCTAGCGAAGGCATCACGCGCTTGGCGCAGATTGCTTTCGATGTGAACGAACGCACTGAAAATATTGGTGCCCGCCGTCTGTCTACCGTGATGGAGCGGCTGCTGGATGAGGTCAGTTTCGATGCCACGCGACTGTCGGGCCAGACCATCACGGTCGACGGCCCGTATGTGGACGGTCGTCTGCAGACGCTGAGCCAGGACGAAGACCTTTCCCGCTACATCCTGTGA
- the mraZ gene encoding division/cell wall cluster transcriptional repressor MraZ: protein MFQGASSLSLDAKGRLSVPTRHRDVLAATASGQLTITKHPHGCLMVFPRPEWEKFRERIAQLPMSAQWWKRIFLGNAMDVDMDATGRVLVSPELREAAGISKDTMLLGMGNHFELWDKATYDEQEAKAMQGDMPDVFKDFSF from the coding sequence GTGTTTCAAGGTGCCTCATCGCTAAGTCTCGATGCGAAGGGTCGGCTTTCTGTGCCGACCCGGCATCGTGACGTGTTGGCGGCCACCGCTTCGGGTCAACTCACCATCACCAAGCACCCGCACGGCTGCCTGATGGTTTTTCCCCGCCCTGAATGGGAGAAGTTCCGCGAGCGTATTGCGCAACTGCCCATGTCTGCGCAGTGGTGGAAACGCATCTTTCTTGGTAATGCCATGGACGTGGATATGGATGCCACAGGCCGCGTGCTGGTTTCGCCCGAACTGCGCGAGGCAGCCGGTATTTCCAAAGACACCATGCTTTTGGGCATGGGTAATCATTTCGAACTCTGGGACAAGGCGACCTACGACGAGCAGGAAGCCAAGGCCATGCAGGGCGATATGCCGGATGTCTTCAAGGACTTCTCCTTTTAA
- the rsmH gene encoding 16S rRNA (cytosine(1402)-N(4))-methyltransferase RsmH produces MTPSPLQHTTVLLNEAVDALLAAAGPDPAGTWVDATFGRGGHSRLILLRLGPQGRLVAFDKDPEAIAEATRITDARFSIRHEGFRHLADLPAGSAAGVLMDLGVSSPQIDSPTRGFSFRFDGPLDMRMDPTRGESVADWLATAEVGQIAEVIRDYGEERFAGPIAKAIVARREERGPLATTAELADLVAGAVKTREAGQNPATRTFQALRIFINAELEELQQALEASLSVLQPGGRLVVISFHSLEDRIVKQFIAKHSKEVYDRRAPFAAPQPMKLMAMDRIKPSAAEVAANPRSRSAIMRVAQRTEVE; encoded by the coding sequence GTGACCCCTTCTCCTTTGCAACACACCACCGTCCTGCTGAACGAAGCCGTGGATGCCCTTCTGGCGGCCGCCGGCCCCGATCCTGCGGGCACCTGGGTGGATGCAACCTTTGGGCGTGGGGGGCATTCGCGCCTCATCCTGCTGCGGCTAGGGCCACAAGGGCGTCTTGTGGCCTTTGACAAGGACCCCGAAGCCATTGCCGAAGCAACGCGCATCACCGATGCGCGTTTTTCCATTCGGCATGAAGGTTTTCGCCATCTTGCAGACCTGCCTGCGGGCAGTGCTGCAGGTGTGTTGATGGACCTGGGCGTGAGTTCACCCCAGATCGACAGCCCCACGCGGGGTTTCAGTTTTCGTTTTGACGGCCCGCTGGATATGCGCATGGACCCCACGCGCGGCGAAAGCGTGGCCGATTGGTTGGCCACGGCCGAAGTCGGTCAGATTGCGGAGGTGATACGTGACTACGGTGAAGAACGGTTTGCTGGCCCCATTGCAAAGGCGATTGTTGCTCGGCGCGAGGAGCGGGGCCCCCTTGCAACCACTGCAGAGTTGGCCGATCTCGTGGCTGGCGCGGTCAAAACCCGCGAGGCGGGCCAGAACCCTGCAACGCGCACATTTCAGGCTCTTCGGATTTTCATCAACGCCGAGCTTGAAGAATTGCAACAAGCGCTAGAGGCCAGCCTGTCGGTGCTGCAGCCGGGCGGGCGGCTGGTGGTGATCAGCTTTCACTCGCTGGAAGACCGCATCGTCAAGCAGTTCATCGCCAAACACTCCAAAGAGGTGTACGACCGGCGTGCACCCTTTGCGGCGCCGCAGCCGATGAAGCTGATGGCGATGGACCGCATCAAGCCCAGTGCCGCAGAAGTGGCCGCCAACCCCCGTTCGCGCAGCGCGATCATGCGGGTGGCCCAGCGCACCGAGGTGGAATGA